The Polynucleobacter sp. MWH-UH35A genomic interval TTAGTCAAATTGACTTAAATACTTTCCCAGGTTTTAAAAGCAAGTTAATAATGCAGCAAAGGCGAAATTATGCCATGAAATCAAGGACAAAGCGCACTTTGAGGGTCTAAAAAGGGCTAAAACAGCCCCCTAGACCCTTAAATTAGCCTCCGCGACGCATGAGGTCAAAGAATTCGCCGTTGTTTTTGGTGGATTTGAGCTTATCGACAATAAAGTTCATTGCCTCAATATCGTCCATATCGGCCAGCAATTTACGCAATACCCAGATCTTCTGGAGATTTTCGGCTTTAACCAATAATTCCTCGCGGCGAGTACCCGACTTATTGAGATTAATAGATGGGTAAACACGACGCTCAGCCAAACGACGCTCGAGGTGAACTTCCATATTGCCAGTGCCTTTGAATTCCTCATAAATGAGGTCGTCCATACGGCTGCCAGTTTCAATCAGGGCGGTAGCGATGATGGTTAATGAACCACCTTCTTCAATATTGCGAGCGGCACCAAAGAAACGCTTAGGACGTTGCAATGCATTGGCATCCACACCGCCTGAAAGTACCTTGCCGGATGAAGGGACAACTGTGTTGTATGCGCGTGCAAGACGAGTAATCGAGTCAAGCAAGATGATGACATCTTTGCCCATCTCTACTAAACGTTTAGCTTTTTCAATCACCATCTCGGCAACTTGAACGTGACGCACAGCTGGCTCATCAAAAGTTGAGGCAACCACTTCACCACGAACGGAGCGTTGCATTTCGGTAACTTCTTCAGGACGTTCATCAACGAGCAAAACGATCAAGATTGCATCCGGATTGTTTGCAGAGATGGCATGCGCAATGTGTTGCATCATCACTGTCTTACCGGACTTTGGTGAGGCCACGATCAAACCACGCTGACCATAACCAATTGGGGAGATCATGTCGATGATTCGGCCAGTCAGATTCTCTTCGGCCTTGATATCACGCTCTAAGCCGATCACGCGGTTAGGGTGTAATGGCGTTAAGTTTTCGAACATGATGCGGTTTTTAAGTGCTTCTGGAGCTAAACCGTTAATCTTGTCTACCTTGACTAATGCAAAGTAACGTTCGCCATCTTTAGGTGTGCGTACTTCTCCCTCAACGCTATCGCCAGTGTGTAAGTTAAATCTGCGGATCTGTGCAGGAGAGATATAAATATCATCAGGAGAAGCCATATAGGAAGCTTCTGGGGAACGCAAGAAACCAAAGCCATCAGGCAATACTTCTAAAGTGCCATCGCCAAATACAGTTTCACCAGCCTTCGCACGTTTCTTCAGAATGGCAAACATCAATTCTTGTTTGCGCATCCGTTGTGTATTTTCAATCTCCAGGCTAGCAGCCATTTCAAGCAGGGCGGATACGTGGAGGCCTTTAAGTTCAGTTAATTGCATGTGGTTCTCGGGTGTTGGTAAAGATAAAAATGAATATTGGGAATTTGTTTTGGGGTATCGCTGCGCCGATAAAGATCACGCAGATGTGGAAAAACAGAATTTGGAAATTTGCTAAAGAAGGGGGAGGTAAATTACTGAAAATCGGAGCACTGATTAGTGCG includes:
- the rho gene encoding transcription termination factor Rho, producing MQLTELKGLHVSALLEMAASLEIENTQRMRKQELMFAILKKRAKAGETVFGDGTLEVLPDGFGFLRSPEASYMASPDDIYISPAQIRRFNLHTGDSVEGEVRTPKDGERYFALVKVDKINGLAPEALKNRIMFENLTPLHPNRVIGLERDIKAEENLTGRIIDMISPIGYGQRGLIVASPKSGKTVMMQHIAHAISANNPDAILIVLLVDERPEEVTEMQRSVRGEVVASTFDEPAVRHVQVAEMVIEKAKRLVEMGKDVIILLDSITRLARAYNTVVPSSGKVLSGGVDANALQRPKRFFGAARNIEEGGSLTIIATALIETGSRMDDLIYEEFKGTGNMEVHLERRLAERRVYPSINLNKSGTRREELLVKAENLQKIWVLRKLLADMDDIEAMNFIVDKLKSTKNNGEFFDLMRRGG